In the Streptomyces sp. f51 genome, one interval contains:
- a CDS encoding glycoside hydrolase family 3 C-terminal domain-containing protein, which yields MRRTGDEAEREALLGKLTLREKVRLLTGATTWRTRAEPALGLREMVLSDGPAGVRGQSWDERDPALLLPSASALGALWDEELVERLGGLLAAEARRKGVDVILAPTLNLHRTPLGGRHFECLSEDPELTGRTGAALIRGIQAQGVAATAKHYVANDSETDRLTVDVRVSERALREVYLAPFEAAVEAGVRVVMAAYNGVNGATMTVSPLLENPLKGEWGFDGVVVSDWGAVRTGEPSARAALDLAMPGPESAWGDALVRAVEEGRVPRTTVDDKVRRLLRLAAACGALGEPREGDGAGGLAAVQGVAPGAMGLIDPPATGREFGAEAVPPAEPGATGRTGLSASGPGAGSATAPSAKPGVTECGASSTTGSGGGPAAVPAGAPGVTGCGASLTTGSGGGPAAVPVEVPGVVGRVAVLGTGRGEAARVLLRRAVAASAVLLSNRDVLPLDPARLRTVAVIGGHAVLPRVQGGGSAGVFPERVVTPLDGIAAALGDGVRVLHVPGPTTDAPPAPLTPDLCTDPVSGLPGVRLRVLDPAGRELCSEHRLSGRQLEPPLPPGAHTVEIAARLLPATSGSWTLGVGGFGRISVAVDEHRLLEGEFDKDTDDPAVVHVNPPVRSVSVSLTAGRAVSVVARRELAPDTGRATVVTAAPPRPDDRAALNDAVRAARAADAVIVVVGTTEHGESEGRDRADLGLGGRQDELVRAVTTAEPRTVVVVNSGGPVELPWRERAGAVLLTWFPGQEGGTGLADVLFGRTEPGGRLPTTWPAVLADAPVTRTRPEDGRLDYTEGLYIGYRAWARHDRAPAYWFGHGLGFTTWAYEGLTVPGRVVPGEPFTVRVAVRNTGRRPGREVVQVYLAGPPGPPDHGERRLAGYAPVTAAAGERVTVPVRIPSRALRHWDEDEHAWRTRPGTWHVLAGRSAGALPLTAAVVVRTPG from the coding sequence GTGCGCAGGACCGGCGACGAGGCGGAGCGTGAGGCGCTCCTCGGCAAACTCACCCTCCGCGAGAAGGTCCGGCTGCTGACCGGCGCGACCACCTGGCGCACCCGCGCCGAACCTGCCCTGGGACTGCGGGAGATGGTCCTCTCGGACGGTCCCGCCGGAGTGCGCGGGCAGTCCTGGGACGAGCGCGATCCCGCCCTGCTCCTGCCCTCGGCGTCCGCGCTCGGGGCCCTGTGGGACGAGGAACTGGTGGAGCGTCTCGGCGGCCTCCTCGCCGCCGAAGCGCGCCGCAAGGGGGTCGACGTGATCCTCGCGCCCACCCTCAACCTCCACCGGACACCGCTCGGCGGGCGGCACTTCGAGTGCCTCTCCGAGGACCCCGAACTGACCGGCCGCACCGGCGCCGCGCTCATCCGGGGAATCCAGGCCCAGGGAGTCGCCGCCACCGCCAAGCACTATGTGGCCAACGACTCCGAGACCGACCGGCTGACCGTCGACGTCCGGGTGTCCGAGCGGGCCCTGCGGGAGGTGTACCTCGCGCCGTTCGAAGCGGCCGTCGAGGCCGGTGTCAGGGTCGTGATGGCCGCGTACAACGGCGTCAACGGAGCCACGATGACCGTCAGTCCACTGCTGGAGAACCCCCTCAAGGGCGAGTGGGGCTTCGACGGAGTGGTGGTCTCCGACTGGGGCGCGGTACGTACCGGCGAACCCTCCGCGCGCGCCGCCCTCGACCTCGCGATGCCGGGGCCGGAGAGCGCCTGGGGCGATGCGCTGGTGAGAGCCGTGGAGGAGGGACGCGTCCCACGCACCACCGTCGACGACAAGGTCCGGCGTCTGCTGCGCCTGGCCGCCGCGTGCGGGGCACTGGGGGAGCCGCGCGAGGGGGACGGGGCAGGTGGGTTGGCGGCGGTCCAGGGCGTGGCGCCCGGGGCGATGGGGCTGATCGACCCGCCTGCGACCGGCCGGGAATTCGGGGCGGAGGCGGTGCCACCTGCGGAGCCTGGAGCGACGGGTCGGACGGGCCTGTCCGCTTCCGGACCGGGAGCCGGGTCGGCAACGGCGCCATCCGCGAAGCCCGGGGTGACGGAGTGCGGCGCTTCGTCCACGACCGGCTCGGGGGGCGGACCGGCGGCGGTGCCGGCCGGGGCGCCTGGGGTGACGGGGTGCGGCGCTTCGCTCACGACCGGCTCGGGGGGCGGACCGGCGGCGGTGCCGGTCGAGGTGCCTGGAGTGGTCGGCCGGGTCGCCGTGCTCGGCACCGGTCGGGGCGAGGCCGCTCGGGTGCTGCTGCGGCGGGCCGTGGCCGCGAGTGCCGTTCTGCTGAGCAACCGTGACGTCCTCCCGCTCGACCCCGCCCGGCTGCGCACCGTCGCCGTGATCGGCGGGCACGCGGTGCTGCCGCGCGTCCAGGGCGGCGGCAGCGCGGGAGTCTTCCCCGAGCGGGTCGTCACCCCGCTGGACGGCATCGCCGCCGCGCTCGGCGACGGCGTGCGCGTCCTGCACGTGCCGGGCCCCACGACCGACGCGCCGCCTGCACCCCTGACCCCGGACCTGTGCACCGACCCGGTCTCCGGCCTGCCCGGCGTCCGGCTGCGTGTACTGGACCCGGCAGGGCGGGAACTCTGCTCCGAACATCGCCTGTCCGGAAGGCAGTTGGAACCGCCGCTGCCGCCCGGCGCGCACACCGTCGAGATCGCCGCCCGCCTGCTTCCGGCGACTTCGGGGTCGTGGACGCTCGGCGTCGGCGGCTTCGGCCGCATCAGCGTCGCCGTCGACGAACACCGTTTGCTGGAGGGGGAGTTCGACAAGGACACCGACGACCCGGCCGTCGTCCATGTGAATCCGCCCGTCCGGAGTGTGTCCGTGTCCCTCACGGCGGGCCGCGCGGTGAGCGTGGTGGCACGCCGTGAACTCGCCCCGGACACAGGCCGGGCCACCGTCGTCACCGCGGCCCCGCCCCGCCCCGACGACCGGGCGGCCCTGAACGACGCGGTACGGGCGGCCCGCGCGGCGGACGCGGTGATCGTGGTCGTCGGCACGACCGAGCACGGCGAGTCCGAGGGGCGCGACCGCGCGGACCTCGGACTCGGCGGACGCCAGGACGAGCTGGTGCGCGCCGTGACCACCGCCGAACCGCGCACGGTCGTCGTCGTCAACAGCGGCGGACCGGTCGAACTGCCCTGGCGCGAGCGGGCCGGAGCCGTGCTGCTGACCTGGTTCCCCGGCCAGGAGGGCGGCACGGGCCTGGCCGACGTGCTGTTCGGCCGGACCGAACCCGGCGGCCGGCTGCCCACGACCTGGCCCGCGGTCCTCGCCGACGCCCCGGTCACCCGCACCCGTCCCGAGGACGGACGCCTCGACTACACCGAGGGCCTGTACATCGGCTACCGCGCCTGGGCGCGCCACGACCGCGCCCCCGCCTACTGGTTCGGGCACGGTCTCGGCTTCACCACCTGGGCGTACGAAGGACTGACCGTCCCCGGCCGTGTCGTGCCCGGCGAACCGTTCACCGTGCGGGTCGCGGTGCGCAACACGGGCCGGCGCCCCGGACGCGAGGTCGTCCAGGTCTATCTCGCCGGACCTCCGGGGCCCCCGGACCACGGGGAACGCCGGCTCGCCGGGTACGCCCCGGTGACCGCCGCGGCGGGCGAGCGGGTCACGGTGCCGGTACGGATACCGTCCCGCGCCCTGCGCCACTGGGACGAGGACGAGCACGCCTGGCGCACGCGGCCAGGCACCTGGCATGTGCTCGCGGGCCGCTCGGCGGGCGCGCTGCCGCTGACGGCCGCCGTGGTGGTCCGTACCCCCGGCTGA
- a CDS encoding discoidin domain-containing protein has protein sequence MTGSRTTRRHVMAPLTAGLLAAAALVLPAQRAHAAGGVVKVTGSQGNWQLTVDGSPYQIKGLTWGPAVADAGRYMPDLRSMGVNTVRTWGTDASSKPLFDAAAAQGIRVVAGFWLQPGGGPGSGGCVNYLTDTAYKNQVLTEFPQWAATYKDNPGVLMWDVGNESVLGLQNCYGGAELERQRDAYTTLVNDIAKKIHAVDPNHPVTSTDAWTGAWPYYKRNAPDLDLYAVNAYNAVCDVKSAWEQGGYTKPYIVTETGPAGEWEVPDDANGVPAEPTDRAKADGYTRAWNCVTGHKGVALGATMFHYGTEYDFGGIWFNLLPAGEKRLSYYAVKRAYGGDTSRDDTPPVITDLTVEGDAGKVPAGRDLTLSVRATDPEGDPVMYEVLDNSMYIDQSKQLNPLPFTDLGGGRLRVTAPDRPGVWKFYVKVKDGRGNVGVETRSVRVVPPTPSGTNIALGRPATASSFQTGGGDCPCTAANSVDGNPNTRWASDWSDPQWLRVDLGSRTSFRHVQLVWETSYAKGYTLETSDDGQNWTTVRTVTDGNGGVDDLDVSGTGRYVRVHGTARGTGWGYSLYEFGVYN, from the coding sequence ATGACCGGATCCCGAACCACCCGGCGCCATGTCATGGCGCCCCTCACCGCGGGCCTGCTCGCCGCGGCGGCACTCGTCCTGCCCGCCCAGCGGGCCCACGCCGCCGGCGGCGTCGTCAAGGTCACCGGCTCGCAGGGCAACTGGCAACTGACCGTCGACGGAAGCCCGTACCAGATCAAGGGCCTGACCTGGGGCCCGGCCGTCGCCGACGCGGGGCGCTACATGCCCGACCTGAGGTCGATGGGCGTCAACACCGTCCGCACCTGGGGCACCGACGCCTCCAGCAAGCCGCTGTTCGACGCGGCGGCCGCCCAGGGCATCAGGGTCGTCGCCGGTTTCTGGCTCCAGCCCGGCGGCGGCCCCGGCAGCGGCGGCTGTGTGAACTACCTGACGGACACCGCGTACAAGAACCAGGTGCTCACCGAGTTCCCCCAGTGGGCCGCCACCTACAAGGACAACCCCGGCGTCCTGATGTGGGACGTCGGGAACGAGTCCGTGCTCGGCCTCCAGAACTGCTACGGCGGCGCCGAGTTGGAGCGCCAGCGGGACGCCTACACCACGCTGGTGAACGACATCGCCAAGAAGATCCACGCCGTCGACCCCAACCACCCGGTCACCTCCACCGACGCGTGGACCGGCGCCTGGCCCTACTACAAGAGGAACGCGCCCGACCTGGACCTGTACGCGGTGAACGCCTACAACGCCGTCTGTGACGTGAAGTCGGCCTGGGAGCAGGGCGGTTACACCAAGCCCTACATCGTCACCGAGACCGGACCCGCGGGCGAGTGGGAGGTCCCGGACGACGCGAACGGTGTCCCCGCCGAACCGACCGACCGGGCCAAGGCCGACGGCTACACCCGGGCGTGGAACTGCGTCACCGGGCACAAGGGCGTCGCGCTCGGCGCCACGATGTTCCACTACGGCACCGAGTACGACTTCGGCGGCATCTGGTTCAACCTGCTGCCCGCGGGCGAGAAACGGCTCTCGTACTACGCCGTGAAGAGGGCGTACGGCGGGGACACCTCCCGTGACGACACCCCGCCGGTCATCACCGACCTGACCGTCGAGGGGGACGCGGGCAAGGTGCCGGCCGGGCGGGACCTGACCCTCTCGGTCAGGGCCACCGACCCCGAAGGCGACCCGGTCATGTACGAGGTGCTGGACAACAGCATGTACATCGACCAGAGCAAACAGCTGAACCCGCTGCCCTTCACCGACCTCGGGGGCGGCCGGCTCAGGGTGACTGCGCCGGACCGGCCCGGGGTGTGGAAGTTCTACGTCAAGGTCAAGGACGGCAGGGGCAACGTCGGCGTGGAGACCCGCTCCGTGCGCGTGGTGCCGCCCACGCCGAGCGGCACGAACATCGCCCTCGGCAGGCCCGCCACCGCCTCCTCGTTCCAGACCGGCGGCGGGGACTGCCCCTGCACCGCGGCGAACTCCGTCGACGGCAATCCGAACACCCGCTGGGCCAGCGACTGGAGCGACCCCCAGTGGCTGCGCGTCGACCTCGGCTCCCGTACCTCGTTCCGCCACGTCCAGCTGGTCTGGGAGACCTCGTACGCCAAGGGCTACACCCTTGAGACCTCCGACGACGGACAGAACTGGACGACGGTCCGCACGGTCACCGACGGCAACGGCGGTGTCGACGACCTCGACGTGTCCGGCACCGGCCGCTACGTCCGGGTCCACGGAACCGCCCGAGGCACCGGCTGGGGCTACTCGCTCTACGAGTTCGGGGTCTACAACTGA
- a CDS encoding DUF1996 domain-containing protein, producing the protein MARRSKIVSGMLMSGALVLTSLGLTGVAMSADPVSGPAASVTGATAVHAAHAMPVSTLSSPEDPDGDGYIPANPQVTGVVPSKAEPAHRYFHEFQANCSVTRTRPDDPIVYPGQPGKSHDHTFLGNTTTDAASTTASLDAGSTSCKAPGDRSAYWMPTLLKGGAPVLPVGPQVIYYKAGVTDYTSVRPFPKGLRFVVGSPMQSAADFRNHRGFVEGWECGNSYFNVDFPQQCPNSADVQLNIRFQAPSCWDGKYLDTPNHQSHMAYPVVNPGTNNNICPDDHPVALPMIEFKMAFPVNGDMSQVRLSSGAGYSFHYDFFNAWDPPTLKALVDHCVVGGLQCDARGYDQTHPEAGAALDANYRLP; encoded by the coding sequence ATGGCACGGAGATCGAAGATCGTCTCAGGAATGCTGATGTCCGGCGCGCTCGTGCTGACCTCGCTCGGCCTGACCGGAGTGGCGATGAGCGCCGACCCCGTGTCCGGCCCGGCGGCGTCGGTGACCGGCGCGACGGCCGTCCACGCGGCGCACGCGATGCCCGTCTCCACGCTCTCCTCGCCGGAGGACCCCGACGGCGACGGCTACATCCCGGCGAATCCCCAGGTGACCGGGGTCGTCCCGTCCAAGGCGGAGCCCGCGCACCGGTACTTCCACGAGTTCCAGGCGAACTGCTCGGTGACGCGCACCAGGCCCGACGACCCGATCGTCTATCCGGGCCAGCCGGGCAAGTCCCACGACCACACCTTCCTGGGCAACACCACGACCGACGCGGCGAGCACCACCGCCTCGCTCGACGCCGGTTCGACCAGCTGCAAGGCGCCCGGCGACAGGTCCGCGTACTGGATGCCGACGCTCCTGAAAGGCGGCGCCCCGGTGCTTCCGGTGGGGCCGCAGGTCATCTACTACAAGGCGGGCGTCACCGACTACACCAGCGTGCGGCCCTTCCCGAAGGGACTGCGCTTCGTGGTCGGCAGTCCGATGCAGTCCGCGGCGGACTTCCGCAACCACCGGGGGTTCGTGGAGGGATGGGAGTGCGGCAACAGTTACTTCAACGTCGACTTCCCGCAGCAGTGCCCGAACAGCGCCGACGTCCAGCTCAACATCCGTTTCCAGGCTCCCAGTTGCTGGGACGGCAAGTACCTCGACACCCCCAACCACCAGAGTCACATGGCGTATCCGGTGGTCAACCCCGGCACCAACAACAACATCTGCCCGGACGACCACCCGGTCGCCCTGCCGATGATCGAGTTCAAGATGGCCTTCCCGGTCAACGGTGACATGTCCCAGGTCAGGCTTTCGAGCGGCGCCGGTTACTCCTTCCACTACGACTTCTTCAACGCGTGGGACCCGCCGACGCTCAAGGCGCTCGTCGACCACTGTGTCGTCGGGGGACTCCAGTGCGACGCCCGCGGCTACGACCAGACGCATCCCGAAGCGGGCGCGGCACTCGACGCGAACTACCGCCTTCCCTGA
- a CDS encoding coagulation factor 5/8 type domain-containing protein produces the protein MSQTPTDTPDSGPSTVARRTVLGAMAAGAAAPGLLALSSPASASPAEPAAPAAPVSRKAAALPGGGDLGPNVIVFSPSTPGIQAKLDQIFRQQESAQFGTGRYAFLFKPGTYSGLNAQLGFYTSIAGLGLSPDDTTINGDVTVDAGWFNGNATQNFWRSAENLALSPVSGTNRWAVAQAAPFRRMHVKGGLNLAPDGYGWASGGYIADSRIDGSVGPYSQQQWYTRDSSVGGWVNAVWNMVFSGVQGAPAQSFPNPPYTTLDTTPVSREKPFLYLNGSEYRVFLPEKRVNARGTTWGSGTPRGTSLPLSQFYVAKPGVTAATLNAALAQGLHLLLTPGIYHLDQPIQVNRAGTVVLGLGYATLIPDNGVTALRTADVDGVRLAGFLIDAGPVNSSTLLEVGPAGASADHSANPTTVQDVFVRIGGAGAGKATTSMVVNSRHTIIDHTWVWRADHGTGVGWETNRADYGIRVNGADVLATGLFVEHFNKYDVQWYGERGRTIFFQNEKAYDAPNQAAIQNGSVKGYAAYKVGDAVTAHEGWGLGSYCYYNVDPTIVQHNGFSAPNRPGVKFHGLLVISLGGNGQYERVVNDTGAPTSGTSTVPSTVVSYP, from the coding sequence ATGTCCCAAACCCCCACAGACACCCCGGACTCCGGTCCTTCCACCGTCGCGCGGCGCACCGTCCTCGGAGCGATGGCGGCCGGCGCGGCCGCGCCCGGACTGCTCGCCCTGTCCTCACCCGCGTCCGCCTCCCCCGCGGAGCCGGCCGCCCCGGCCGCCCCGGTCTCCCGGAAGGCGGCGGCCCTTCCCGGCGGCGGTGATCTGGGCCCGAACGTCATCGTGTTCAGTCCCTCGACGCCGGGGATCCAGGCGAAACTCGACCAGATCTTCCGGCAGCAGGAGTCGGCCCAGTTCGGGACGGGCCGCTACGCGTTCCTGTTCAAGCCCGGCACCTACAGCGGGCTCAACGCCCAACTGGGCTTCTACACCTCGATCGCGGGCCTCGGCCTGTCACCGGACGACACGACGATCAACGGCGACGTCACGGTCGACGCGGGCTGGTTCAACGGCAACGCCACCCAGAACTTCTGGCGTTCGGCGGAGAACCTCGCCCTCAGCCCGGTCAGCGGCACCAACCGGTGGGCGGTGGCGCAGGCCGCTCCGTTCCGTCGTATGCACGTCAAGGGCGGTCTCAACCTCGCGCCGGACGGTTACGGCTGGGCCAGTGGCGGCTACATCGCCGACAGCCGGATCGACGGGTCCGTCGGACCGTACTCGCAGCAGCAGTGGTACACCCGCGACAGTTCCGTGGGCGGCTGGGTCAACGCCGTCTGGAACATGGTGTTCTCGGGCGTCCAGGGCGCGCCGGCGCAGTCCTTCCCGAACCCGCCGTACACCACGCTCGACACCACACCGGTCTCGCGCGAGAAGCCGTTCCTGTATCTCAACGGCAGCGAATACCGGGTGTTCCTGCCGGAGAAGCGCGTCAACGCGCGCGGCACGACCTGGGGCAGCGGCACCCCGCGCGGTACGTCGCTGCCGCTCAGCCAGTTCTACGTGGCCAAGCCGGGTGTGACCGCAGCGACCCTGAACGCGGCGCTCGCCCAGGGGCTCCACCTGCTGCTGACGCCGGGGATCTACCACCTGGACCAGCCCATCCAGGTCAACCGCGCGGGCACCGTCGTGCTCGGCCTCGGCTACGCGACGCTGATCCCCGACAACGGCGTCACCGCGCTGCGGACGGCCGACGTCGACGGAGTCAGGCTCGCCGGGTTCCTGATCGACGCCGGGCCCGTCAACTCCAGCACCCTGCTGGAGGTCGGCCCGGCGGGCGCCTCCGCCGACCACTCGGCCAACCCGACCACCGTGCAGGACGTGTTCGTACGGATCGGCGGGGCCGGCGCGGGGAAGGCCACGACCAGCATGGTCGTCAACAGCCGCCACACGATCATCGACCACACCTGGGTGTGGCGGGCCGACCACGGCACCGGCGTCGGCTGGGAGACCAACCGGGCCGACTACGGCATCCGCGTCAACGGCGCCGACGTCCTGGCCACCGGGCTGTTCGTCGAGCACTTCAACAAGTACGACGTGCAGTGGTACGGCGAGCGGGGCCGCACCATCTTCTTCCAGAACGAGAAGGCCTACGACGCTCCGAACCAGGCCGCGATCCAGAACGGGAGCGTCAAGGGGTACGCGGCCTACAAGGTCGGCGACGCGGTCACCGCCCACGAGGGCTGGGGTCTGGGCAGCTACTGCTACTACAACGTCGACCCTACGATCGTCCAGCACAACGGATTCTCGGCGCCGAACCGGCCCGGCGTGAAGTTCCACGGTCTGCTGGTGATCTCGCTCGGCGGCAACGGGCAGTACGAACGCGTCGTCAACGACACGGGGGCGCCGACGTCGGGCACCTCCACCGTGCCGTCGACCGTGGTCTCGTATCCCTGA
- a CDS encoding GMC family oxidoreductase, translating into MTADGLVAALLADDGTTAWPARVPRRLDSVLAALPRPARAGVHTAVAALETYALARTGRRLAALRPDEREAVLGSLAPRTRLAPLLDLLKVPVLLAAGTERTWSAPAAVPAPADPPLDCTPAEAWPARTTADAVVVGSGAGGAMAARTLARAGLSVVVLEEGRHHPTASFGRRAPLDRFTELYRDGGATVALGRPPVLLPTGRAVGGTTLVNSGTCYRTPDHVLARWRDTFGFAPADRFGPLLDEVERTLRVAPQPLDVLGDNGLLALTGAGRLGWRAAPLRRNAPGCKGSCQCVVGCPTGAKQSVQLSVLPDACAAGARIVTGARVHRILLDHDAPGPPRAAGIRARRPDGSHLEILSPLVVAAAGTLQTPPLLRRSGLGGHPRLGRNLSVHPATSVAGRFGEPVTAWRGVLQSVGVEELHARGILVEATASPPGMSSFVLPGLGRELRRELDASDHLATLGAMIADRPSGQVTGRDRTLVRYDLDPRDGDRLMTAVRAMGRLLFAAGATEVLTGIPRAPRARSLEALDDLLASVGPRDLHVSAFHPTGTVAAGADPERAPADPEGRLRGVRGVLVADGSVLPGCPEVNPQLSILAAALAVTDAWLDGARKGG; encoded by the coding sequence ATGACCGCCGACGGGCTGGTCGCCGCGCTCCTCGCCGACGACGGCACCACCGCATGGCCCGCCCGCGTCCCGCGCCGCCTCGACTCCGTGCTCGCCGCGCTGCCCCGCCCGGCCCGCGCCGGGGTGCACACCGCCGTGGCCGCCCTGGAGACGTACGCCCTGGCGCGCACCGGACGACGCCTGGCGGCCCTACGCCCCGACGAACGCGAGGCCGTGCTCGGCTCGCTGGCCCCACGGACCCGGCTCGCCCCGCTCCTCGACCTCCTGAAGGTTCCCGTCCTGCTGGCCGCGGGCACCGAACGGACCTGGTCCGCGCCCGCCGCCGTACCCGCCCCGGCGGATCCGCCCCTCGACTGCACCCCGGCCGAGGCATGGCCCGCCCGCACCACCGCCGACGCGGTCGTCGTCGGCTCGGGCGCGGGCGGCGCCATGGCCGCGCGCACCCTCGCCCGCGCCGGACTGAGCGTCGTCGTCCTGGAAGAGGGCCGGCACCACCCGACGGCCTCCTTCGGCCGCCGGGCACCCCTCGACCGTTTCACCGAGCTCTACCGCGACGGCGGCGCCACCGTGGCCCTCGGCAGACCACCGGTCCTGCTGCCGACCGGCCGCGCCGTCGGCGGCACCACCCTGGTCAACTCCGGCACCTGCTACCGCACTCCGGACCACGTCCTGGCCCGCTGGCGCGACACGTTCGGCTTCGCTCCCGCCGACCGCTTCGGACCCCTCCTCGACGAGGTCGAACGCACTCTGCGGGTGGCACCCCAGCCCCTCGACGTCCTCGGCGACAACGGCCTGCTCGCCCTCACCGGCGCCGGACGCCTCGGCTGGCGGGCCGCCCCGCTGCGCCGCAACGCCCCCGGCTGCAAGGGCTCGTGCCAGTGCGTCGTCGGCTGCCCCACCGGAGCCAAGCAGAGCGTGCAGCTGTCCGTCCTGCCCGACGCCTGCGCCGCCGGCGCCAGGATCGTCACCGGCGCCCGCGTCCACCGCATCCTCCTCGACCACGACGCACCGGGCCCGCCCCGTGCCGCCGGAATCCGGGCCCGCCGCCCCGACGGCAGCCACCTGGAGATCCTCAGCCCCCTCGTCGTGGCGGCGGCCGGCACCCTCCAGACCCCGCCCCTGCTGCGCCGCTCCGGCCTCGGCGGACACCCCCGCCTGGGCCGCAACCTCAGCGTGCACCCGGCCACCAGCGTCGCCGGACGGTTCGGCGAGCCGGTGACGGCCTGGCGGGGCGTGCTCCAGAGCGTCGGCGTCGAGGAACTCCACGCCCGGGGGATCCTCGTCGAGGCGACCGCGAGCCCGCCCGGCATGAGCAGCTTCGTCCTGCCCGGCCTCGGCCGGGAACTGCGCCGCGAACTGGACGCGTCCGACCATCTGGCCACCCTCGGCGCCATGATCGCCGACCGCCCCTCGGGGCAGGTCACGGGCCGGGACCGCACGCTCGTCCGCTACGACCTCGACCCGCGCGACGGCGACCGCCTCATGACCGCCGTACGCGCCATGGGCCGGCTGCTGTTCGCCGCCGGGGCGACGGAGGTCCTCACCGGGATCCCCCGCGCCCCCCGCGCCCGCTCACTGGAGGCGCTCGACGACCTGCTCGCCTCGGTGGGCCCGCGCGATCTCCATGTGTCCGCGTTCCACCCGACCGGCACGGTGGCCGCGGGGGCCGATCCCGAGCGTGCACCCGCCGACCCGGAGGGAAGGCTCCGCGGTGTCCGCGGAGTCCTGGTCGCGGACGGGTCGGTCCTGCCGGGCTGCCCCGAGGTCAACCCGCAGCTGAGCATCCTGGCCGCGGCCCTCGCGGTCACGGACGCGTGGCTCGACGGAGCGCGGAAAGGAGGCTGA
- a CDS encoding GntR family transcriptional regulator: MEALPRETIVDVLEDRLRTDILDGRHPAGSYLPPERRLADGYGVTRTTLKHAFGRLVQAGLLETRHGVGTRVRDYARLGGADLLPMLVRHDSAWVHEVFEVRRGVGALIAERAAERGTRAQRAELSALLAAVERAEGADAVQLADVEVHRALARATGNRVYVLLTNTLFNAYLPVRSLLKGPFTDPETAHRRLAPVVQAVTAGDAHRAREAAAAYLRETERIMLEGLA, from the coding sequence GTGGAGGCTCTGCCCCGCGAGACCATCGTGGACGTCCTGGAGGACCGGCTGCGCACCGACATCCTCGACGGCCGTCATCCGGCGGGGAGTTACCTTCCCCCGGAACGGCGGCTCGCCGACGGCTACGGCGTCACCCGCACCACGCTCAAGCACGCCTTCGGACGGCTCGTGCAGGCCGGTCTGCTGGAGACCCGGCACGGAGTGGGCACCCGGGTGCGCGACTACGCCCGCCTCGGCGGAGCGGACCTCCTGCCCATGCTCGTGCGGCACGACTCCGCCTGGGTGCACGAGGTGTTCGAAGTACGGCGCGGGGTCGGCGCGTTGATCGCCGAGCGGGCCGCCGAACGCGGCACCCGCGCACAGCGGGCCGAGCTGAGCGCGCTGCTCGCGGCCGTTGAGCGGGCCGAGGGCGCCGACGCGGTCCAGCTGGCCGACGTCGAGGTGCACCGCGCCCTGGCCCGCGCCACGGGCAACCGCGTCTACGTCCTGCTCACCAACACCCTCTTCAACGCCTACCTGCCGGTCCGCTCCCTGCTGAAGGGGCCCTTCACCGATCCGGAGACCGCCCACCGCAGGCTCGCGCCGGTCGTGCAGGCCGTCACCGCCGGGGACGCCCATCGCGCGCGGGAGGCGGCCGCCGCCTATCTGCGGGAGACCGAACGCATCATGCTGGAGGGTCTCGCGTGA